AGGCTCGATGAGATCTGGAGAACGGCGAGTTTCTGCGGCTCGGACGAATCGTTGCGTAACGTGATCTTCCCCGCAACTTCGAATCCTGAAGATGCCGGCGTGAGGGTGACGGTCAGGTTGTAATCGGTAAAGGTGAAGGCGTGGCGGTCGAGGGCGTAGGAAGAAAAAGACAAACCGCAGAGCACGCAGAGAACGCAGAGAAGCCTTTTCATTCCTTACTTCTTTCCTGCCCTGCGCTGGCGGGCAATCTCGTACATGACCACGCCGGCGGCGACCGACACGTTCAGCGACGGCATCTGGCCGAGCATGGGGATGGACACCACGAAGTCGCAGTGCTTGCGCACCTGCTCGTGCAGGCCCTTGCCCTCGGCGCCAAGCACCAGCGCGCAGTCCATCTGGTAATCGAGCTGGTCGTAGCTCTGGGCGCCGCGCTCGTCGAGACCCACGGTCCAGACGTTCTCTTTCTTCAACTCCTCGATGGCGCGGGAGATGTTGGTGACCTTGGCGATGGGCAGGTGCTCGCTGGCCCCGGCGGAAGCCTTGGCGACCGTGCCGGTGACGCCCACGGCGCGCCGTTCGGGCAGGATGATGCCGTCGGCGCCGGCGGCGTCGGCGGTGCGGATGATGGCGCCCAGGTTGTGGGGGTCTTCGACGCCGTCCAGAACGATCAGGAACGCGTGTTGGCCGCGGCGGCGGGCAAGCAGATCTTCAAGGTCGCCGTACTGCTTAGCGGCGGTGACCGCGACCACGCCCTGGTGCGTGGCACGGTTGGCCAGGCGGTCGAGCTCCTGGCGCTCGACGAATCGCACTGGAACGCGGGAGGAGCGGCAATCCTCCACGATCTTCTGCAATTTGGCGTCACGGCGGTCGCGGGAGACGGCCACGTACTCGAAGGCGCGGCCGCGCGACTTCAGCGCCTCGGCGACGGCGTGAATGCCGTAGATGACGTCCATGGAGACAGTGTAGCAAGCCCAGCTTGCGTAGGCCGGGCGTCCTCGCCCGGCGCTTTGTTAGACTAAGCGGTTCGGAGGTGCCGATTTGCAGGGCGTGTACATCCTTTCGGCGGTGCGTACGGCGATCGGGAAGTTCGGCGGCTCGCTGCTGTCGCAGACTGCGGCGGACATGGGCGTGGTCGCCGCCAAGGCAGCGATGGAGCGCGCCGGGGTCGAGCCCGGCCAGGTCGAAGAGACCATCTTCGGCAACGCGCGGCAGGCGGGCGGCGGGCCCAACGTGGCCCGGCAGATCTCCGTCCGTAGCGGCGTGCCGCAGGAGGTCCCGGCCTACACCGTGAACCAGGCGTGCGCCTCGGGCATGAAGACCATCGTCCTCGGCTACCAGGAGATCCTGCACGGCAACATGGAGTGCGTGCTGGCCGGGGGCACCGAATCCATGTCGCGGCTTCCCTACTACCTGGAGGGCGCGCGCTGGGGGTACCGGCTGGGCAACAGCGAGCTGGTGGACGGCATGTATCGCGACGGCTTCTTCTGCCCCATGGCCAAGATGGTGATGGGCGAGACCGCCGAGATCCTGGCCCAGCAGTACAAGATCGGCCGCGAGGAACAGGACCAGTACGCGCTGTGCTCGCAGCAGCGGGCCGAGCGCGCCATCAACTCCGGGCGCTTCGACGATGAGATCGTGCCGGTGGTGATGGAGAGCAAGAAGGGGGCAACCACCTTCGCCAAGGACGAGCACCCGTTCCTGGGCGCGTCGCTGGAGAAGATGGCGAAGCTGCCGCCCGCCTTCGACAAGAAGACCGGAACCATCACCGCGGGCAACGCCTCGGGCATCACCGACGGGGCGGCGGCGGTAGTGGTGGCGGGAGAGGCGTTCGTGAAGCAGCACAACCTGAAGCCGCTGGCCCGGATCCTGGGCGCGACCTCGGTCGGCGTGGACCCGAAGACCATGGGCATCGGGCCGGTGCCCGCGGTCAGGAAACTGGAGAAGCAAACGGGGTTGAAGTTGGAGCAGTTCGACGTGGTCGAATTGAACGAGGCCTTCGCCGCTCAGGTGCTGGCCTGCGACCGCGAACTGCATTTCGACCATACCAAGCTGAACGTAAATGGCGGGGCGGTCGCGCTGGGGCATCCCATCGGCTGCACGGGCACCCGTATCACCGTGACGTTGCTGCACGAGATGATGAAGCGCAAAGCGCAGCGTGGCCTGGCGACGCTGTGCGTGAGCGGCGGGATGGGCATGGCGCTGGCGCTGGAGCGGGTCGAGTAAATATACTTCTAGGGTTCGTGAGGAGTGTGGATGTCGCTTTCCGCAGTGATCGTGGATGATGAGCAGCTGGCGCGGGACGAGCTCGCCTACCTGCTGAAGTCGGTGGACGGCGTGGATATTGTCGCCCAGGGCAAGAACGGGGTGGAGGCGGTGAACCTGATCAAGGAGCACGCGCCCGACCTGGTCTTCCTGGACGTGCAGATGCCGGGGCTGGACGGCTTCGGCGTCATCAAGAAGCTGCTGGACAAGAAGGTCTCGATGCCGCAGATCATCTTCGCCACCGCCTTCGACCAATATGCGGTGAAGGCCTTCGAGGTCAATGCCGTCGATTACCTGCTCAAGCCATTCGACAAGAAGCGGGTGGCGCAGTCGGTGCAGAAGGCCAGGCAGCGCATCCAGAGCCCGGCCACGCCTACCGACAAGCTGGAAACCCTAGTTAGGATGCTGGAGCAGCAGAGGCCCAGCGCCTCCAAGGTGTTGCTCAAGGCCGCGGGGCGGCTGTTCCTGGTGGACCAGAAGGACATCTGCTACGCCTCGATCGAGGACGGCGTGATCACCGTCTTCACCGCGCAGATGGAAGGGCAGTCGAACTGCCGGACGCTGGAGGAACTGCTGGATTCGCTCGATCCCAACCATTTCTGGCGGGCACACCGGTCGTACCTGGTGAACATCAACCGCATCAAAGAAGTCGTGCCCTGGTTCAAGAGTTCGTACCAGCTGCGCATGGACGACAAGAAGCAATCGGAGATCCCGGTGAGCCGGGCCCAGACCAAGCGCCTGCGGGAGCTGTTCGGGCTGTGAGGGTCGTTGGCCGTTTGGGCGATGACCCAATGGGGGTGACCCCGGTCACTGTCCGTCCCGCCGGCCATGTGATGTAATCGGTGCTCGTTCGGCCCCTGCCACTTCAGTCCGCTGTTGCACGCCACCCCGAGGAGGCCACTTATGGAAACCACCAACGTGAAGAAAATGGTGAATGAGCAGATCGCGGAAACGGCAGAGGAGGCCGCCCGCCTGCGCAACGCCGTGATCCACGCCATCGAGGACGGGATCGAGGACGCCCGCCGCCTGGCGAAACGCGGCCGGAACATCGCCGAAGACGTGATCGACGACGCCGAGGCCAATGTCCGCCACCACCCCCTGACCAGCGTCGGAATCGCGGCCGCGGGCGCCTTCGCCATCGGCACTCTGGTCGGATTCCTGCTCGGCCGCAAGAGATAACTCCGCCCGGTTGGGCGCTCGCATCCATGGCCCGGCGGTCACGCCGGGCCATGTGCTTTCCGTCTATAATCAACCATTCCGATGAAAGCCTACGTTTACGTCTCTCTCAAGAAGACCGTGCTCGATCCGCAGGGCAAGACCATCCACGGCGCGCTCAAGAAGATGGGCTATGGAGACGTCAATGACGTCCGCCAGGGCAAGTTTTTCGAGATCACGCTGGCCAACGGCGACCGGGAGGCGGCCAAGAACGAGGTGGAGCGCATCGCCCGCGAGGTGCTCACCAACCCGGTGATCGAGGAGTTCCGCTACTCGCTGGAAGAGTAGGTCCAGCGTGCCCGGCCGGATCGGCCGACCTGCGGTAACCCTCTTCTTGCACCGAGGTAATGGGTGCAGCCATCCATTAAACTGGCATTTTGAAGCATAATGAGCGGATATCGTGAGTCTCCGGAGCTTTCCCAAGGCGGTGTTTTGTGTGTGGAATCGTTGGCTATGTAGGTAAGAAACGGGTGGTGCCGGTGATCGTGGACGGGCTGCGGCGGCTGGAGTACCGCGGCTACGACTCGGCGGGCATCGCGGTGGCCGGCAACGGCGACGGCCTGCAGGTGCGCCGCGCCGAAGGCAAGCTGCGCAACCTGGAAGAGGCCATCCGTCTGAAGCCGCTCGACGGCACCTACGGCATCGGGCACACCCGCTGGGCGACCCACGGGCGTCCGACCGAGGAGAACGCCCACCCCCACCGCGATTGCAGTGGCCGCATCGTGGTGGTGCACAACGGGATCATCGAGAACTACCTCCAGCTCAAGAAGCAGCTCATCGCCGAAGGCCACAAGTTCACCACCGAGACCGACACCGAGGTGATCGCCCACCTGGTCGAGAAGCACCACTATGCCCCGGACGGGAGCAAGCAGGTCTCCCTGGAAGAGGCGGTGCGCCGGACGGCAAAGCTGCTCACCGGCGTCTTCGCCATGGCCATCATCGCCTCCGACGAGCGCGACAAGATCGTGGCCGCGCGCAATGGGCCCCCCGCGGTCATCGGGCTGGGCAAGGACGAGTACTTCGTGGCCTCCGACGTGCCCGCCATCCTCTACCACACCCGCGACCTGTTCTTCCTGGCCGACGGCGACCTGGCGGTGATCACGCCCGGCGGAGTGCAGCTCACCGACTTCGACGGCAAGCCGGTGCAGCGCCAGGTGCAGCACGTCACCTGGGACCCCATCATGGCGGAGAAGGGCGGCTTCAAGCATTTCATGCTCAAGGAGATCTACGAGCAGCCCCGGGCCGTGCGCGATACCACCCTGGGACGCGTCTCCCTGGACAGCGGCAGGATCTTCCTGGAGGAGATGGAAATCAGTGACGCCGATTTCCAGAACTGCGGGAAAGTCAACATCGCGGCCTGCGGCACCAGCTGGCACGCCGGCCAGGCGGGCAAGTTCATGATCGAGCGCCTGGCGCGCGTCCCGGTGGAGGTGGATTACGCCAGCGAGTGGCGCTATCGCGACCCGCTGGTCGATCCCGACCACCTCACCGTGCTGATCTCGCAATCGGGCGAGACCGCCGACACCATCGCCGCCCAGCGCGAGGCCAAAGCCAAGGGCTCGAAGACCCTGGCCATCTGCAACGTGGTGGGCAGCATGATCCCGCGCGAGGCCGCCGGCACCATCTACACCCACGCCGGGCCGGAGATCGGCGTGGCCTCCACCAAGGCCTTCACCGCCCAGCTCACCGCCCTCTTCCTGCTGGCGCTGCATATGGCGGAGAAGCGGAACACCGTCACCGCCGACTGCGCCAAGAAGCTGATCACCGAACTGACACGCATCCCGGGCAAGCTGGAAATGCTCCTCACCCGCGATGAGGAGACGGAGGACCTGGCCAAGGAGTACTCGCGGGCGCAGGATTTCCTCTTCCTGGGCCGCGGCATCCACTATCCCATCGCCCTGGAAGGCGCGCTCAAGCTGAAGGAGATCTCCTACATCCACGCCGAAGGCTATCCCGCGGGCGAGATGAAGCACGGTCCCAACGCGCTCATCGACGAGAACTTGCCGGTGGTGGTCATCGCCACGCGCGATGGCGAAACCCCGGAATCGGTGACCCGCTACGAGAAGACGCTCTCCAACATCAAGGAAGTGAAGGCGCGGTCCGGCAAGGTGATCGCTCTGGCCACCGACGGCGACGAAGAGATCCGCGAGTCGGTGGACAACGTGGTCTACATCCCTCCGGCGCCCGAGTTGCTGTCGCCCATCCTGGAGGTCGTGCCCTTGCAGCTGCTGGCGTACCATATCGCCGTCCGCCGCGGCTGCGACGTGGACCAGCCACGCAATCTGGCGAAGTCAGTGACGGTGGAATAGATCTTTCAAGGCAAAGAATTCAGGCCGGGCTGCCTGCCCGGCCTTTTGCTTTGCTTAGGCGCTGGCGGTCTTGGCCGCCTCTGGGTGGGAATGTTTCTCCGTGGCACGGTGCATGACGCGATTGCCCAGCAGGCAGACGACTCCCGCCATGATCAGGAACGCGCCGGCCAATCCCACGGTCAGGGCAGTCAGCGATACGGGGCTGTTCCACTTGTCGACAGCCTCGTAAAGCACTGCGAAGGCGCCGCAGGCGCAGCACAGGGTGGCAAGCAGATGCCACAGCCTGGCCTCGACGGCATCATATCCCGCTGTCAGCGCTTGCATCACCCGCCCGAATACGGTGCCGGCGATGCCCGCCAGCATCATGAACGACGCCGCAATCCCGGTGCTCAGAGTGGCCGTATCGGTGACCCGCACCACTCCATTCTGTTTCATGAGAACCAATAACATGCCGGCGCCTGCTGCCCAGGCGACGATGCCGATGGTCTGCCATATACGAGCTTCCTGCTCCAATTGCATAAGCTCCTCCGCGACCCGTGGGCGCAGTTTAGCCTGATTCTGCTCCCAGTCCAGCGCCGATTTTCCTGGCGGAGGCGAGCAATCTCCTGCAACCCGGTCCAGCGCCCTGCATCTAACATCTTGACAATAAGTCACTCAAGTCTTATTCTAAGTGCGTTGTTAGAGAACGGTTTTGGTTAAATCATCATAAGAATCAAGCACTTATAAGCAGGAGGCTGAGGTAAGAACATGGCGAAGATCATCGGAATCGACCTGGGCACAACGAACTCCGTGGTAGCGGTCATGGAGGGCGCGGAGCCTAAGGTGATCGCCAACGAAGAGGGTGGCCGGACCACTCCGTCGGTCGTCGGGTTCACCAAGACCGGCGAACGGCTGGTGGGGCAGGTGGCCAAACGCCAGGCCATCACCAATCCCGAGAACACGATTTACTCCATCAAGC
This genomic stretch from Terriglobales bacterium harbors:
- the rlmB gene encoding 23S rRNA (guanosine(2251)-2'-O)-methyltransferase RlmB, translating into MDVIYGIHAVAEALKSRGRAFEYVAVSRDRRDAKLQKIVEDCRSSRVPVRFVERQELDRLANRATHQGVVAVTAAKQYGDLEDLLARRRGQHAFLIVLDGVEDPHNLGAIIRTADAAGADGIILPERRAVGVTGTVAKASAGASEHLPIAKVTNISRAIEELKKENVWTVGLDERGAQSYDQLDYQMDCALVLGAEGKGLHEQVRKHCDFVVSIPMLGQMPSLNVSVAAGVVMYEIARQRRAGKK
- a CDS encoding acetyl-CoA C-acetyltransferase, giving the protein MYILSAVRTAIGKFGGSLLSQTAADMGVVAAKAAMERAGVEPGQVEETIFGNARQAGGGPNVARQISVRSGVPQEVPAYTVNQACASGMKTIVLGYQEILHGNMECVLAGGTESMSRLPYYLEGARWGYRLGNSELVDGMYRDGFFCPMAKMVMGETAEILAQQYKIGREEQDQYALCSQQRAERAINSGRFDDEIVPVVMESKKGATTFAKDEHPFLGASLEKMAKLPPAFDKKTGTITAGNASGITDGAAAVVVAGEAFVKQHNLKPLARILGATSVGVDPKTMGIGPVPAVRKLEKQTGLKLEQFDVVELNEAFAAQVLACDRELHFDHTKLNVNGGAVALGHPIGCTGTRITVTLLHEMMKRKAQRGLATLCVSGGMGMALALERVE
- a CDS encoding LytTR family DNA-binding domain-containing protein, which encodes MSLSAVIVDDEQLARDELAYLLKSVDGVDIVAQGKNGVEAVNLIKEHAPDLVFLDVQMPGLDGFGVIKKLLDKKVSMPQIIFATAFDQYAVKAFEVNAVDYLLKPFDKKRVAQSVQKARQRIQSPATPTDKLETLVRMLEQQRPSASKVLLKAAGRLFLVDQKDICYASIEDGVITVFTAQMEGQSNCRTLEELLDSLDPNHFWRAHRSYLVNINRIKEVVPWFKSSYQLRMDDKKQSEIPVSRAQTKRLRELFGL
- the purS gene encoding phosphoribosylformylglycinamidine synthase subunit PurS codes for the protein MKAYVYVSLKKTVLDPQGKTIHGALKKMGYGDVNDVRQGKFFEITLANGDREAAKNEVERIAREVLTNPVIEEFRYSLEE
- the glmS gene encoding glutamine--fructose-6-phosphate transaminase (isomerizing), which gives rise to MCGIVGYVGKKRVVPVIVDGLRRLEYRGYDSAGIAVAGNGDGLQVRRAEGKLRNLEEAIRLKPLDGTYGIGHTRWATHGRPTEENAHPHRDCSGRIVVVHNGIIENYLQLKKQLIAEGHKFTTETDTEVIAHLVEKHHYAPDGSKQVSLEEAVRRTAKLLTGVFAMAIIASDERDKIVAARNGPPAVIGLGKDEYFVASDVPAILYHTRDLFFLADGDLAVITPGGVQLTDFDGKPVQRQVQHVTWDPIMAEKGGFKHFMLKEIYEQPRAVRDTTLGRVSLDSGRIFLEEMEISDADFQNCGKVNIAACGTSWHAGQAGKFMIERLARVPVEVDYASEWRYRDPLVDPDHLTVLISQSGETADTIAAQREAKAKGSKTLAICNVVGSMIPREAAGTIYTHAGPEIGVASTKAFTAQLTALFLLALHMAEKRNTVTADCAKKLITELTRIPGKLEMLLTRDEETEDLAKEYSRAQDFLFLGRGIHYPIALEGALKLKEISYIHAEGYPAGEMKHGPNALIDENLPVVVIATRDGETPESVTRYEKTLSNIKEVKARSGKVIALATDGDEEIRESVDNVVYIPPAPELLSPILEVVPLQLLAYHIAVRRGCDVDQPRNLAKSVTVE